A single region of the Anas platyrhynchos isolate ZD024472 breed Pekin duck chromosome 6, IASCAAS_PekinDuck_T2T, whole genome shotgun sequence genome encodes:
- the LOC101796401 gene encoding prosaposin isoform X2, whose product MAAPLLGLLALLAAAVASPVVWQKECAKGPEVWCQNLRTASQCGAVKHCQQNVWNKPTVNSIPCDLCKELVTVVGKVLKDNGTEDEIRSYLEKTCEFLPDQGLASECKEIVDSYLPVIMDMVKEEFDKPEVVCSALSLCQSLQKHLAAMKLQKQLQTNKIPELDFSELASPLMANVPLLLYPQDKPKQKSKGNGDVCQDCIQLVTDVQEAVRTNSSFVKSLVAHAKSECDRLGPGMADMCKTYISEYSDLAIQMMMHMQPKDICAMVGFCPSVKSVPLQTLVPAQVVHEVKMETVEKASVQEKTFSLCEICETMVKEVTGLLESNKTEEEIVHEMEVVCYLFPASVKDQCKDFIEVYGQALIDMLLEATNPEAVCVMLKCCAANKPPQQPAVVKPEGGFCDICKMIVAYADKELEKNATTAEIEALLEKVCHFLPESVSDQCVQFVEQYEPVVVQLLAEMMDPTFVCTKLGVCGSAKQPLLGDDACVWGPGYWCKNMETAAQCNAVDHCKRHVWN is encoded by the exons ATGGCGGCGCcgctcctggggctgctggcgcTGCTGGCGGCCG CTGTGGCCAGCCCTGTCGTGTGGCAGAAGGAGTGTGCAAAGGGCCCGGAGGTGTGGTGCCAGAACCTTCGGACGGCATCGCAATGCGGAGCGGTGAAGCACTGCCAGCAGAACGTCTGGAACAAGCCCACTGTA AACAGCATCCCCTGTGACTTGTGCAAGGAACTTGTAACAGTGGTCGGCAAGGTTTTGAAGGACAATGGCACAGAG GATGAGATCCGCTCTTACTTGGAGAAGACATGCGAGTTTCTTCCTGATCAAGGCCTGGCCTCTGAGTGCAAAGAAATCGTGGATTCCTACCTGCCAGTTATCATGGATATGGTCAAAGAGGAGTTT GATAAACCTGAAGTTGTATGCAGTGCCCTCTCACTGTGCCAGTCCCTTCAGAAGCACCTTGCAGCAATGAAACTTCAGAAACAACTCCAGACTAATAAGATACCGGAGCTGGACTTCTCTGAACTGGCATCCCCACTTATGGCTAACGTGCCTCTCCTCCTTTACCCTCAGGACAAGCCCAAGCAGAAGTCTAAG GGAAATGGGGACGTGTGCCAAGACTGCATTCAGCTGGTTACTGATGTTCAGGAAGCTGTCAGGACAAATTCATCGTTTGTCAAGTCTTTAGTTGCTCATGCCAAGTCGGAATGTGACCGTTTGGGACCTGGAATGGCTGATATG TGCAAGACCTATATCTCTGAGTATTCTGACTTGGCTATCCAGATGATGATGCACATG CAACCAAAGGACATCTGTGCCATGGTTGGATTCTGTCCTTCTGTGAAATCTGTTCCCCTTCAGACTCTGGTGCCAGCTCAGGTGGTTCATGAAGTGAAAATGGAAACTGTGGAG AAAGCCTCGGTTCAAGAGAAGACCTTTTCTTTGTGTGAAATCTGTGAGACTATGGTGAAAGAAGTGACTGGTCTGTTGGAGAGCAACAAGACAGAG GAGGAAATCGTGCATGAAATGGAGGTTGTCTGCTACCTGTTCCCAGCAAGTGTCAAAGACCAGTGTAAGGACTTCATCGAAGTCTACGGCCAGGCTTTGATTGACATGCTCTTGGAAGCAACAAATCCCGAGGCTGTGTGTGTGATGCTGAAGTGCTGTGCAGCCAACAAGCCTCCACAGCAGCCAG CTGTGGTGAAACCTGAAGGTGGCTTCTGTGATATCTGCAAGATGATAGTTGCTTATGCAGACAAAGAGCTTGAGAAGAATGCCACAACAGCTGAGATTGAGGCTTTGCTGGAAAAAGTCTGCCACTTCCTGCCAGAGTCAGTCAGTGATCAG TGCGTTCAGTTTGTGGAACAGTATGAACCCGTGGTTGTGCAACTCCTGGCAGAGATGATGGACCCCACTTTTGTTTGCACT AAACTGGGAGTCTGTGGATCAGCTAAACAGCCCCTCCTGGGGGATGATGCTTGTGTCTGGGGTCCTGGTTACTGGTGTAAGAACATGGAGACTGCTGCTCAGTGCAAC GCTGTTGATCACTGCAAACGTCATGTATGGAACTAG
- the LOC101796401 gene encoding prosaposin isoform X1, whose protein sequence is MAAPLLGLLALLAAAVASPVVWQKECAKGPEVWCQNLRTASQCGAVKHCQQNVWNKPTVNSIPCDLCKELVTVVGKVLKDNGTEDEIRSYLEKTCEFLPDQGLASECKEIVDSYLPVIMDMVKEEFDKPEVVCSALSLCQSLQKHLAAMKLQKQLQTNKIPELDFSELASPLMANVPLLLYPQDKPKQKSKGNGDVCQDCIQLVTDVQEAVRTNSSFVKSLVAHAKSECDRLGPGMADMCKTYISEYSDLAIQMMMHMAVFSNAGICFCLQGVVLLDALKQQPKDICAMVGFCPSVKSVPLQTLVPAQVVHEVKMETVEKASVQEKTFSLCEICETMVKEVTGLLESNKTEEEIVHEMEVVCYLFPASVKDQCKDFIEVYGQALIDMLLEATNPEAVCVMLKCCAANKPPQQPAVVKPEGGFCDICKMIVAYADKELEKNATTAEIEALLEKVCHFLPESVSDQCVQFVEQYEPVVVQLLAEMMDPTFVCTKLGVCGSAKQPLLGDDACVWGPGYWCKNMETAAQCNAVDHCKRHVWN, encoded by the exons ATGGCGGCGCcgctcctggggctgctggcgcTGCTGGCGGCCG CTGTGGCCAGCCCTGTCGTGTGGCAGAAGGAGTGTGCAAAGGGCCCGGAGGTGTGGTGCCAGAACCTTCGGACGGCATCGCAATGCGGAGCGGTGAAGCACTGCCAGCAGAACGTCTGGAACAAGCCCACTGTA AACAGCATCCCCTGTGACTTGTGCAAGGAACTTGTAACAGTGGTCGGCAAGGTTTTGAAGGACAATGGCACAGAG GATGAGATCCGCTCTTACTTGGAGAAGACATGCGAGTTTCTTCCTGATCAAGGCCTGGCCTCTGAGTGCAAAGAAATCGTGGATTCCTACCTGCCAGTTATCATGGATATGGTCAAAGAGGAGTTT GATAAACCTGAAGTTGTATGCAGTGCCCTCTCACTGTGCCAGTCCCTTCAGAAGCACCTTGCAGCAATGAAACTTCAGAAACAACTCCAGACTAATAAGATACCGGAGCTGGACTTCTCTGAACTGGCATCCCCACTTATGGCTAACGTGCCTCTCCTCCTTTACCCTCAGGACAAGCCCAAGCAGAAGTCTAAG GGAAATGGGGACGTGTGCCAAGACTGCATTCAGCTGGTTACTGATGTTCAGGAAGCTGTCAGGACAAATTCATCGTTTGTCAAGTCTTTAGTTGCTCATGCCAAGTCGGAATGTGACCGTTTGGGACCTGGAATGGCTGATATG TGCAAGACCTATATCTCTGAGTATTCTGACTTGGCTATCCAGATGATGATGCACATG GCTGTGTTCAGTAATGCAGGAATCTGTTTCTGTTTGCAAGGTGTGGTGTTACTGGATGCTTTAAAGCAG CAACCAAAGGACATCTGTGCCATGGTTGGATTCTGTCCTTCTGTGAAATCTGTTCCCCTTCAGACTCTGGTGCCAGCTCAGGTGGTTCATGAAGTGAAAATGGAAACTGTGGAG AAAGCCTCGGTTCAAGAGAAGACCTTTTCTTTGTGTGAAATCTGTGAGACTATGGTGAAAGAAGTGACTGGTCTGTTGGAGAGCAACAAGACAGAG GAGGAAATCGTGCATGAAATGGAGGTTGTCTGCTACCTGTTCCCAGCAAGTGTCAAAGACCAGTGTAAGGACTTCATCGAAGTCTACGGCCAGGCTTTGATTGACATGCTCTTGGAAGCAACAAATCCCGAGGCTGTGTGTGTGATGCTGAAGTGCTGTGCAGCCAACAAGCCTCCACAGCAGCCAG CTGTGGTGAAACCTGAAGGTGGCTTCTGTGATATCTGCAAGATGATAGTTGCTTATGCAGACAAAGAGCTTGAGAAGAATGCCACAACAGCTGAGATTGAGGCTTTGCTGGAAAAAGTCTGCCACTTCCTGCCAGAGTCAGTCAGTGATCAG TGCGTTCAGTTTGTGGAACAGTATGAACCCGTGGTTGTGCAACTCCTGGCAGAGATGATGGACCCCACTTTTGTTTGCACT AAACTGGGAGTCTGTGGATCAGCTAAACAGCCCCTCCTGGGGGATGATGCTTGTGTCTGGGGTCCTGGTTACTGGTGTAAGAACATGGAGACTGCTGCTCAGTGCAAC GCTGTTGATCACTGCAAACGTCATGTATGGAACTAG
- the CHST3 gene encoding carbohydrate sulfotransferase 3, whose amino-acid sequence MERRSALPQDLREVLHCLKMRSKYAVLLVFVVGLVIIEKENNFISRVSDKLKQSPQALPEANDTEASPTPAENGSLASLRQLDAAFSQLRTRLHNVTLQLAGGLATAGTAPPEPRRHVLLMATTRTGSSFVGEFFNQQGNIFYLFEPLWHIERTVTFEPGGANAVGSALVYRHVLQQLFLCDLYTLESFISPAPEEHLTPFMFRRGSSRSLCEEPVCTPALKKVFEKYHCKNRRCGPLNVTLAAEACRRKQHVALKTVRIRQLEFLQPLAEDPRLDLRVIQLVRDPRAVLASRMVAFSGKYESWKKWAAEGAAPLQEDEVQRLRGNCESIRLSAELGLRRPGWLRGRYMLVRYEDVARAPLRKAEEMYRFAGIRPTPQVEEWIRANTQAPRDGSGIYSTQKNSSEQFEKWRFSIPFKLAQVVQDACAPAMRLFGYKLAGSPEELTNRSLSLLEEGPPSWVT is encoded by the exons ATGGAGAGGAGATCCGCCCTGCCCCAGGACCTCCGCGAGGTGCTGCACTGCCTGAAGATGAGGAGCAAGTACGCCGTGCTGCTGGTGTTCGTGGTGGGCCTGGTCATCATCGAGAAGGAGAACAACTTCATCTCCAG GGTGTCGGACAAGCTGAAGCAGTCCCCGCAGGCGCTGCCGGAGGCCAACGACACGGAGGCCAGCCCGACGCCGGCCGAAAACGGGTCCCTGGCCTCGCTGCGCCAGCTGGACGCCGCCTTCTCGCAGCTGAGGACGCGGCTGCACAACGTCACCCTGCAGCTGGCCGGGGGGCTGGCGACGGCGGGGACGGCGCCCCCGGAGCCCCGGCGGCACGTCCTGCTGATGGCCACCACCCGCACCGGCTCCTCCTTCGTCGGGGAGTTCTTCAACCAGCAGGGCAACATCTTCTACCTCTTCGAGCCGCTGTGGCACATCGAGAGGACGGTCACCTTTGAGCCGGGCGGCGCCAACGCGGTGGGGTCGGCCCTGGTGTACCGCCacgtcctgcagcagctcttcctctgCGACCTCTACACCCTGGAGAGCTTCATCTCGCCGGCGCCCGAGGAGCACCTGACGCCCTTCATGTTCCGCCGGGGCTCCAGCCGCTCGCTGTGCGAGGAGCCCGTCTGCACGCCGGCCCTCAAGAAGGTCTTCGAGAAGTACCACTGCAAGAACCGCCGCTGCGGGCCCCTCAACGTCACGCTGGCGGCCGAGGCGTGCCGGCGCAAGCAGCACGTGGCCCTGAAGACGGTGCGCATCCGGCAGCTggagttcctgcagccgctggCGGAGGACCCGCGGCTGGACCTGCGCGTCATCCAGCTGGTGCGCGACCCCCGCGCCGTGCTGGCCTCCCGCATGGTGGCCTTCTCGGGCAAGTACGAGAGCTGGAAGAAGTGGGCGGCCGAAGGGGCGGCCCCGCTGCAGGAGGACGAGGTGCAGAGGCTGCGGGGCAACTGCGAGAGCATCCGCCTGTCGGCCGAGCTGGGGCTGCGGCGGCCGGGCTGGCTGCGGGGCCGCTACATGCTGGTGCGCTACGAGGACGTGGCGCGGGCGCCGCTGCGCAAGGCGGAGGAGATGTACCGCTTCGCCGGCATCCGCCCCACGCCCCAGGTGGAGGAGTGGATCCGCGCCAACACGCAGGCGCCCCGCGACGGCAGCGGCATCTACTCCACGCAGAAGAACTCCTCGGAGCAGTTCGAGAAGTGGCGCTTCAGCATCCCCTTCAAGCTGGCGCAGGTGGTGCAGGACGCCTGCGCCCCGGCCATGCGCCTCTTCGGCTACAAGCTGGCCGGCAGCCCCGAGGAGCTGACGAACCGCTCGCTCAGCCTGCTGGAGGAGGGACCCCCCTCCTGGGTCACGTAA